In a single window of the Vibrio celticus genome:
- a CDS encoding response regulator transcription factor, which translates to MNTLLLIEDDQLLGQGLVSFFESSGYQCLWANDSESASKQWFRADLVILDRQLEDGDSLQHLPNWLLLKALPVIVLTAKVEVQQRVEGLMAGAKDYVTKPFSNDELLARVITQLRPLGVSLLNYANIQINLSERIAYLDESPITLKPKEFQLLVLFVQNQSRVFHRDELLNKIWGYQAFPSTRTIDNHILRLRQKLPTLNIETHRGVGYRLAGES; encoded by the coding sequence ATGAACACCCTACTGCTGATTGAAGACGACCAACTGCTTGGACAAGGCCTCGTCAGCTTCTTTGAATCCAGTGGTTACCAATGCCTTTGGGCGAACGATTCAGAGAGTGCCAGTAAGCAATGGTTTCGAGCCGATCTTGTGATATTGGATCGACAGCTTGAAGATGGTGACAGCTTGCAACACCTTCCAAATTGGTTGCTCCTCAAAGCGCTTCCTGTAATTGTGCTGACCGCTAAAGTAGAAGTTCAACAACGTGTTGAAGGATTAATGGCGGGAGCCAAAGACTACGTGACTAAACCATTTTCTAACGACGAATTACTTGCTCGAGTGATTACCCAGCTTCGTCCGTTAGGTGTGAGCCTCTTAAATTACGCAAATATCCAGATCAACTTGTCGGAACGGATCGCTTATCTGGATGAAAGCCCAATAACACTAAAACCTAAAGAGTTCCAGTTATTGGTCTTGTTTGTTCAGAACCAAAGTCGTGTGTTTCACCGAGATGAGTTACTCAATAAAATTTGGGGGTATCAGGCCTTTCCTAGTACCCGAACTATTGATAATCACATACTGCGCTTACGCCAGAAGCTGCCAACATTGAATATCGAAACGCATCGCGGCGTTGGTTACCGCTTAGCTGGGGAATCATAA
- a CDS encoding VOC family protein translates to MEIIQLDHLVLTVSDLHIAVDFYQRVLGMKPIEFGEGRLALSFGTQKINLHLSGSEFEPKARRVQVGSADLCFVTNTPITEVVEHIQSQGVAIEEGPVPRTGAIGKIVSVYIRDPDGNLIEVSNYQF, encoded by the coding sequence ATGGAAATCATTCAGTTGGATCATTTGGTATTAACCGTGAGTGATTTGCACATTGCGGTCGACTTTTATCAGCGGGTGCTTGGAATGAAGCCCATCGAATTTGGTGAGGGCAGGTTAGCGTTGTCATTTGGGACGCAGAAGATTAATTTACACCTCAGCGGTAGCGAGTTCGAGCCAAAGGCAAGGCGTGTTCAGGTCGGTAGTGCAGACCTCTGCTTTGTTACCAATACACCAATTACAGAAGTTGTCGAACACATCCAATCGCAAGGCGTCGCGATAGAAGAAGGGCCAGTACCACGAACAGGTGCAATAGGGAAAATTGTTTCTGTTTATATTCGAGATCCTGATGGCAATCTGATTGAAGTCTCGAATTATCAGTTCTAG
- a CDS encoding putative periplasmic lipoprotein encodes MMKNLLIFIVGLFFLTACSSTSNHQLDDETLSNEDAMSKSVEGESNLETSSYTNAETSVDSSNDSIVNHQPVTNLDSNNDTIAHAHAEPEPEPEPESESVEPSQVAATETTESDAKSGSEKGIGSYFIRHNKPTKTVIKSLEGVTDALNVMTFGIFATGNG; translated from the coding sequence ATGATGAAAAACTTACTCATATTCATCGTTGGCCTGTTCTTCTTAACAGCTTGTTCTTCAACGAGTAATCATCAGCTAGACGATGAGACATTGAGCAACGAAGACGCTATGTCGAAAAGCGTAGAGGGAGAGAGTAACCTCGAGACTTCAAGCTATACAAACGCTGAGACCAGCGTTGATTCTTCCAATGATTCTATCGTTAATCATCAACCAGTCACTAACCTTGATTCAAATAACGACACGATAGCTCACGCACATGCAGAGCCAGAGCCAGAGCCAGAGCCAGAATCAGAATCAGTGGAACCTTCTCAAGTAGCAGCGACAGAAACAACGGAAAGCGATGCTAAGAGTGGCAGTGAAAAAGGCATCGGAAGCTATTTTATTCGTCATAATAAACCGACTAAGACCGTGATTAAATCACTAGAGGGCGTGACAGATGCATTGAACGTCATGACGTTTGGGATATTTGCCACCGGTAACGGTTAA
- a CDS encoding delta-class carbonic anhydrase, translating to MKNKSVFLSVAMVMLSAHANASDTSHESVSDGVIAEQRAKLSENTQGQGFGPQAPRDLGSLKGTNTRLFSDAPDSTAMNLCNIHFHKNAEHKGGEFTQYAGNGDGKGFQSGFKYTGKLSSAELKPFEGKVCPSDHGSLHSGDTIEVHYVYSTAQVEPGETLGACFNDAITNPQLRVETQVYVLVNDDRALDFEALAKHSKVNGLHQAPNIPQDTGSAIQYAGSTTGPGYNEQGSPFQVTWSVRPQVAKVNIATVGSWCEGNDFNEDHAHGVRNLVVNPELLSPIRND from the coding sequence ATGAAGAATAAGAGTGTGTTTTTAAGTGTCGCGATGGTGATGTTGTCAGCTCATGCAAATGCATCAGACACGAGCCATGAGTCTGTATCAGATGGTGTTATCGCAGAGCAAAGAGCGAAGCTTTCTGAAAACACCCAAGGGCAAGGTTTTGGCCCGCAAGCCCCACGAGATTTGGGTTCATTGAAAGGAACAAATACCAGGCTGTTTTCGGATGCCCCTGATTCAACAGCAATGAACTTATGTAATATTCACTTCCATAAGAACGCTGAGCACAAAGGCGGCGAGTTTACTCAATACGCTGGCAATGGTGATGGGAAGGGCTTCCAGAGTGGTTTTAAATACACAGGTAAGTTGAGTTCAGCTGAGCTGAAACCATTTGAGGGTAAGGTTTGTCCGAGCGATCATGGTTCTTTGCATTCGGGCGACACCATTGAAGTTCACTATGTTTATTCAACGGCGCAAGTTGAACCGGGTGAAACATTGGGCGCTTGTTTTAACGACGCAATTACCAACCCGCAACTGCGTGTAGAAACCCAAGTTTACGTATTAGTGAATGACGACAGAGCACTCGACTTTGAAGCGCTCGCTAAACATTCAAAAGTGAACGGCTTACACCAAGCACCAAACATCCCACAAGATACTGGCTCAGCGATCCAATACGCAGGCTCTACAACGGGCCCTGGTTACAATGAGCAAGGTTCACCTTTCCAAGTAACATGGAGCGTTAGACCACAAGTCGCGAAAGTAAATATCGCGACAGTAGGTAGCTGGTGTGAAGGCAATGACTTTAACGAAGATCACGCCCACGGTGTGAGAAACTTGGTGGTTAACCCTGAGTTGTTATCACCTATTCGTAATGACTAA
- a CDS encoding CynX/NimT family MFS transporter, whose product MSASLRNSIFVMLGILFLALNLRGPFTSLAPVLSQVMEGLNLTSSAAGFLTALPLLTFALFSPLVTKISQRFGLEPSLLLGLVLITSGITLRSLGAIPTLYIGTVMIGLGIAIGNVLLPVVVKISFPTRIATVTSLYIFTMGIGSTLGSSLMVPFSNLTLFTVTGWQLALLMNLVFPILALMIWLPKIRKRSSSANNNKQQDKPLPMKQMIKSGVAWQVTLALGLNSFTFYSLAGWLPQILNDLGYSEIDAGYIYGFLQFSTMVPGLLLLPFLAKSDNQQWLITLCASSVFVGLIGLLYLPEFAIFWVGLFGLANCSTFIIALSFVGLRTSNSSQAASLSGMAQGIGYALAATGPTLVGKLHAQTGSWSVPILLIASVAFACTIFAALAARDKKVSV is encoded by the coding sequence ATGAGCGCCTCTCTTCGTAATAGCATTTTCGTCATGTTAGGGATTCTATTTCTAGCACTTAACCTTCGGGGGCCTTTTACGAGCTTGGCTCCTGTGCTTTCTCAGGTTATGGAAGGCCTCAACCTTACGTCATCGGCTGCTGGCTTCTTAACAGCTTTACCACTGTTAACTTTTGCCTTGTTCTCACCATTAGTCACCAAGATATCCCAACGATTTGGTCTAGAGCCTAGCCTGTTATTAGGCTTAGTTTTGATCACTTCGGGTATTACACTGCGCTCTTTAGGAGCAATTCCGACGTTATACATCGGTACAGTAATGATTGGACTTGGTATCGCGATTGGTAACGTGTTGTTGCCCGTTGTAGTGAAAATTAGCTTCCCTACTCGTATTGCAACCGTTACTTCTCTGTACATCTTTACGATGGGCATCGGCTCGACGTTAGGCTCAAGTTTGATGGTACCGTTTTCAAATCTAACCTTATTCACGGTCACAGGTTGGCAATTGGCACTGTTAATGAACTTGGTATTTCCAATATTAGCTTTGATGATCTGGTTGCCTAAAATCAGAAAACGCTCATCTTCAGCCAACAATAACAAGCAACAAGACAAACCTCTGCCGATGAAACAGATGATTAAAAGCGGCGTAGCGTGGCAAGTAACGTTAGCGCTTGGGCTTAACTCATTTACCTTCTACTCTTTGGCTGGCTGGTTGCCACAGATATTGAACGATCTTGGCTACAGCGAAATCGACGCGGGCTACATTTATGGATTTTTGCAATTTTCGACTATGGTTCCGGGGCTGCTGTTACTGCCATTCTTAGCCAAAAGTGACAATCAACAATGGCTCATCACTCTGTGTGCATCGAGTGTATTTGTTGGATTGATTGGCCTGTTGTATTTGCCTGAGTTTGCGATCTTTTGGGTGGGACTGTTTGGATTAGCCAACTGCTCGACGTTTATTATCGCGCTATCTTTTGTTGGCTTGCGTACATCGAATAGCAGCCAAGCCGCATCATTGTCGGGTATGGCTCAGGGAATCGGTTATGCGTTGGCAGCCACTGGTCCAACGCTGGTGGGTAAGCTTCATGCTCAAACCGGTTCTTGGAGTGTGCCGATTCTGTTGATCGCATCTGTTGCCTTTGCGTGCACGATTTTCGCGGCATTGGCAGCACGAGATAAGAAAGTGAGCGTTTAA
- a CDS encoding YbhB/YbcL family Raf kinase inhibitor-like protein: MKLIIKSVLAISILAAGSAQAFELTSNDIQEGHPMAKTFEYSSWGCDGDNLSPQLMWKDAPAGTKSFAITAYDPDAPTESGFWHWVAFDIPATVNELPRGVDISKVGGKEGRIDYGTVGYGGVCPPEKDGMHRYQFTVWALPTDKLNLDENTPSAVVGFTLNSMALDKAKLTATYTR, from the coding sequence ATGAAACTAATCATCAAATCAGTATTGGCAATCAGTATTTTGGCCGCAGGCTCTGCTCAGGCGTTCGAATTAACCAGCAACGATATTCAAGAAGGTCACCCAATGGCGAAGACTTTTGAATACTCAAGTTGGGGTTGTGACGGCGATAACCTATCACCACAATTAATGTGGAAAGATGCACCAGCAGGCACCAAAAGCTTTGCTATCACAGCTTATGATCCAGATGCTCCAACTGAAAGTGGCTTCTGGCATTGGGTTGCGTTTGATATCCCTGCAACTGTGAACGAGCTACCTCGCGGTGTCGACATCTCTAAAGTCGGTGGCAAAGAAGGTCGCATTGATTACGGAACAGTTGGCTACGGTGGCGTTTGTCCTCCAGAAAAAGATGGTATGCACCGTTACCAGTTCACGGTTTGGGCATTACCAACGGACAAACTTAACCTCGACGAAAACACGCCGTCGGCAGTGGTTGGATTCACGTTGAACAGTATGGCTTTAGACAAAGCGAAACTGACTGCAACTTATACACGTTAA
- the trpS gene encoding tryptophan--tRNA ligase — protein MNTNSNSHTDSNNIGSKNNTNKPEIILTGDRATGPLHLGHYVGSLKQRVSLQHIHDQTILVADMQGLTDNAHNPSKVSSNILNVVADYLAVGIDPTKTTICLQSQLPMLAELTMFYSNLVSIARLERNPTVKSEIQNKEFGRSIPAGFLTYPISQAADITAFNATLVPVGDDQLPMLEQTNEIVRKVNSLAGKPILNECRPLLSNASRLPSTDGKSKMSKSMGNAINLGATEKEIRAAVKSMYTDPNHLRIEDPGKVEGNIVFTYLDAFHTDANYVSQLKEHYQRGGLGDGQTKKVLEECLQEMLRPIRERRSELLDDKAQLIEILRNGTQVSRERTQKVLFDVKNVFGLNII, from the coding sequence ATGAATACCAACTCAAACAGCCATACCGACAGCAATAATATTGGCAGTAAGAACAATACCAACAAGCCTGAAATTATTCTGACTGGCGATAGAGCAACTGGACCTTTGCATTTGGGTCATTACGTCGGTTCACTTAAACAAAGAGTCTCTTTGCAGCATATTCACGACCAAACGATATTGGTCGCTGACATGCAAGGGCTTACCGACAACGCCCATAATCCTTCGAAGGTTTCTTCCAACATTCTCAATGTAGTCGCTGACTATCTTGCGGTGGGTATCGACCCGACCAAGACCACGATTTGTCTGCAATCACAGTTGCCGATGTTAGCTGAGCTCACCATGTTCTACAGCAATCTTGTTTCTATCGCTCGCTTGGAACGCAATCCAACGGTCAAAAGTGAAATTCAGAACAAGGAATTTGGACGATCTATTCCAGCAGGCTTCCTCACTTATCCAATCTCACAGGCGGCAGACATCACTGCTTTTAACGCGACTTTAGTGCCTGTTGGCGATGATCAATTGCCGATGTTGGAACAAACCAATGAGATAGTAAGAAAGGTTAACTCGCTTGCTGGTAAACCAATCTTAAATGAATGTAGGCCGCTTCTCAGCAATGCATCTCGCCTCCCTAGTACTGATGGTAAAAGTAAGATGTCTAAATCGATGGGCAACGCCATTAATCTTGGTGCGACAGAGAAAGAGATCAGAGCTGCCGTTAAATCCATGTATACCGACCCAAACCATCTGCGAATTGAAGACCCAGGTAAAGTAGAAGGCAATATCGTGTTCACTTATCTTGATGCTTTTCACACAGACGCTAACTATGTCAGTCAACTAAAAGAGCATTACCAAAGAGGTGGGCTAGGCGATGGACAAACTAAGAAAGTATTGGAAGAGTGCCTGCAAGAGATGCTTCGTCCTATTCGTGAAAGAAGATCAGAGTTACTGGATGATAAAGCGCAACTCATCGAAATTTTACGCAATGGCACCCAAGTCTCTAGGGAAAGAACGCAAAAGGTATTGTTCGATGTAAAAAACGTCTTTGGTCTGAATATTATCTAG
- a CDS encoding helix-turn-helix transcriptional regulator, with translation MNHQYQVTIFRAEQLQKLRNVRILSPSIIQIITGSKRLFWKNSAAELSHSELLLCEASASLSFENMPHKGRFLSRVFSFQFQPSQAMLDLSEERSNDLGLPIVKADRNLQDSLNALFSFDTQSMSKETQQFWLQGFYQQLAEKGVLHRLFVSANVSFSQKLSHYLSHSPDEKHPLESVAERFAMSRATLIRKLKLEGMQYREVLAEVRLSHALYLMQNGQQNVAMLAQSCGYQSEGRFSQRFKGKFGLSPSEYIKTVVSHRVASK, from the coding sequence ATGAATCATCAATATCAAGTGACGATCTTTCGTGCAGAGCAGTTACAAAAGCTGCGTAATGTGAGGATTCTATCCCCTAGTATCATTCAGATAATTACAGGCAGTAAGCGCCTGTTTTGGAAAAATTCAGCGGCAGAGCTCTCACATTCTGAGCTGCTGTTGTGTGAGGCATCAGCTTCACTAAGTTTTGAGAACATGCCCCATAAAGGGCGCTTCTTGTCGCGAGTGTTCAGCTTTCAATTCCAACCTTCTCAGGCGATGCTTGATTTAAGTGAGGAACGGTCGAATGATCTGGGACTGCCTATAGTAAAAGCGGATCGAAACTTACAAGACTCACTCAATGCTCTGTTCTCGTTTGATACACAGAGCATGAGCAAAGAGACTCAACAGTTTTGGCTGCAGGGCTTTTACCAGCAATTAGCTGAAAAAGGGGTATTGCATCGACTGTTTGTCAGTGCCAACGTCTCGTTTAGCCAAAAGCTCAGCCATTATCTTTCACATTCACCAGACGAGAAGCATCCATTAGAGTCGGTGGCGGAGCGTTTTGCGATGAGCCGAGCCACGCTGATTCGAAAGCTCAAACTGGAAGGTATGCAATATCGTGAGGTATTAGCTGAAGTTCGGTTAAGTCACGCGCTTTATCTGATGCAAAACGGACAGCAGAATGTGGCGATGTTGGCTCAGTCTTGCGGTTACCAATCGGAAGGGCGTTTTAGTCAGCGCTTTAAAGGCAAATTTGGTTTGTCGCCAAGTGAATACATCAAAACCGTAGTCAGCCATAGAGTCGCGAGCAAATAA
- a CDS encoding D-serine ammonia-lyase: MTILNIHKLISDFPLLRQLIALEEVVWFNPNVTTLERGLPYVGLGEQDIHDASLRLQRFAPYLVKAFPETHVTNGIIESELIDIPAMKLALEAHYQQPIKGRLMMKKDSHLPISGSIKARGGIYEVLTHAEKLAIEAGLLCESDDYSKLLEPEFRDFFKQYSIAVGSTGNLGMSIGIMSAKLGFTVSVHMSADARAWKKNKLREHGVNVVEYQQDYGVAVEQGRKEAEQDPRCFFIDDENSQTLFLGYSVAGQRLKQQFEQQHISVDKEHPLFIYLPCGVGGGPGGVAFGLKMAFGDHVHCIFAEPTHSPCMLLGVHTGLHDEIAVQDLGIDNLTAADGLAVGRASGFVGRAMERLLDGYYTLTDERMYQLLGELNQAEGIQLEPSALAGMPGAIHVEQNSEYLARLEIDESTLANATHLVWATGGGMVPSQEMAAYLAKSSV, from the coding sequence ATGACCATATTGAATATCCATAAACTCATTTCAGATTTCCCATTACTTCGACAATTGATTGCACTGGAAGAGGTGGTTTGGTTTAACCCAAATGTGACGACTCTGGAGCGCGGTTTGCCTTATGTGGGATTAGGCGAACAGGATATTCATGATGCGAGTTTGAGGTTACAAAGGTTTGCCCCTTATCTGGTGAAGGCATTTCCTGAAACTCATGTGACGAATGGCATCATCGAATCTGAGCTTATCGATATCCCTGCAATGAAGTTAGCATTAGAAGCTCATTATCAGCAGCCAATAAAAGGGCGTTTGATGATGAAGAAAGACAGCCATTTACCGATTTCAGGTTCAATTAAAGCGCGCGGTGGTATCTATGAAGTACTAACGCATGCAGAGAAGCTTGCGATTGAAGCTGGGTTACTGTGTGAGAGCGATGACTACAGCAAGTTGCTCGAACCTGAATTTCGTGACTTCTTTAAACAATACAGTATTGCCGTAGGCTCAACGGGTAACTTAGGTATGTCGATTGGCATAATGAGTGCCAAGTTAGGCTTTACAGTTTCGGTTCACATGTCTGCTGATGCGAGAGCGTGGAAGAAAAACAAACTGCGTGAGCACGGTGTTAACGTGGTCGAGTATCAACAAGATTATGGCGTTGCAGTGGAACAAGGACGTAAAGAGGCAGAACAAGATCCTCGATGCTTTTTCATTGATGATGAAAACTCGCAAACCCTGTTCCTTGGTTATTCGGTGGCAGGGCAAAGGCTCAAACAGCAATTTGAGCAACAACATATTTCAGTAGATAAAGAACACCCATTATTTATTTACTTGCCGTGTGGAGTAGGTGGTGGGCCCGGTGGTGTCGCATTTGGCTTGAAGATGGCCTTTGGTGACCACGTCCATTGTATTTTTGCTGAACCGACTCATTCTCCGTGCATGTTGTTGGGGGTTCATACGGGTTTGCATGATGAGATTGCGGTACAAGATCTTGGTATCGACAACTTAACAGCTGCGGATGGCTTGGCGGTGGGTCGGGCTTCAGGTTTTGTGGGGCGCGCGATGGAGCGTTTACTTGATGGTTATTACACATTAACCGATGAACGCATGTACCAATTGTTAGGTGAACTGAATCAAGCAGAGGGCATTCAACTTGAGCCTTCAGCGCTAGCGGGTATGCCGGGTGCGATTCATGTTGAGCAAAATAGTGAATACCTTGCTCGTCTAGAAATTGATGAGTCGACGCTAGCGAATGCAACACACCTTGTGTGGGCGACAGGCGGAGGCATGGTGCCATCACAAGAAATGGCAGCTTACTTAGCTAAGTCATCGGTTTAA
- a CDS encoding ATP-binding protein, which produces MRRFTLALCLTFWLPTLANAQSLQDKWQTLYQLTWQSSPILVSQQELDQYPKVLLHESSRYPNFNHFSWDDIATLASIQDHCQAIESSNPSLHDAIEFELALCQQQALDSIWFAAHSKHHPAGGSFADRYLATYPDVSEQIRPFLSLTNPQHPLYTKLKALTVQGREALLNGYRAWQQDDVLWLSGEQGWKAIPLDVWQPIAKRQEVSLTGETCTFRYSNVCLSEPSNDNLIMKTLIFTLLLTLLSGLGRVLYLRTKQRKERQFVLQLLTHELRTPITSLGLTVEMFRNRYDDFSDETQNAVWRLISDYQRLSQLTENSKVYLSSDQSEPLLKQNASLEEWLDHVCEKHNISYQCEAREVELNLPYYWLTICLDNLIKNAKQHGKGKVLVKVELGDKLTIEVQDEGHFPSFLQRFVSRATPNINHRQDNMGIGLTIVEHLMKQANGHLIILRNPTRCILEIAYEHPTAD; this is translated from the coding sequence ATGCGCAGGTTTACCTTAGCCCTTTGCTTGACCTTTTGGCTCCCAACTTTAGCCAATGCCCAAAGTTTGCAAGACAAGTGGCAAACCCTGTATCAACTGACCTGGCAATCATCTCCAATCTTAGTATCTCAACAAGAGTTGGATCAGTACCCAAAAGTTCTGCTTCATGAAAGTAGCCGTTATCCTAATTTCAACCATTTCAGTTGGGACGACATCGCAACGTTAGCCTCAATACAAGATCACTGCCAAGCAATTGAAAGCAGTAATCCTTCATTACATGACGCCATCGAGTTTGAGCTTGCCTTATGTCAGCAACAAGCATTGGATTCGATTTGGTTTGCAGCACACTCCAAACATCACCCTGCCGGTGGCAGCTTTGCTGATCGTTATTTAGCCACTTACCCAGACGTAAGCGAGCAAATACGCCCGTTTTTGAGTCTTACCAACCCACAGCACCCTCTATATACAAAGCTAAAAGCGCTAACTGTTCAAGGCAGAGAGGCATTGCTCAATGGATACCGCGCTTGGCAACAAGATGATGTGCTTTGGTTAAGTGGCGAGCAAGGCTGGAAAGCCATTCCCTTAGATGTTTGGCAACCTATTGCAAAGCGGCAAGAGGTATCTTTGACGGGTGAGACCTGTACTTTTCGTTACAGCAACGTGTGCTTAAGCGAGCCTAGCAATGACAATCTGATCATGAAAACCTTGATCTTTACATTGCTCTTAACGTTGCTTTCCGGACTCGGTAGAGTCTTATACCTAAGAACAAAACAACGAAAAGAGAGACAGTTCGTTTTACAGCTTCTTACTCATGAACTGCGCACGCCAATTACTAGCCTAGGCTTAACCGTCGAAATGTTTAGAAATCGCTACGATGATTTTTCTGATGAAACTCAAAATGCGGTTTGGCGTTTAATATCCGACTATCAAAGGCTTTCTCAACTCACCGAAAACAGCAAAGTGTACCTAAGTTCGGATCAGTCAGAGCCTTTGTTGAAGCAAAACGCTTCATTAGAAGAGTGGCTCGATCATGTCTGTGAAAAGCACAATATTTCTTATCAATGTGAAGCGCGTGAAGTCGAACTTAACCTGCCTTATTACTGGCTAACCATCTGCTTGGATAATCTAATCAAGAATGCCAAACAACACGGTAAAGGTAAGGTTTTGGTAAAGGTCGAACTCGGAGACAAGCTGACGATTGAGGTACAAGACGAGGGGCACTTCCCTTCTTTTCTGCAACGGTTTGTATCTCGAGCAACACCGAATATCAATCACAGACAAGACAACATGGGCATTGGCCTCACTATTGTCGAACACTTGATGAAACAAGCGAATGGCCATCTCATTATTCTTCGTAACCCAACCCGATGTATTCTGGAAATTGCTTATGAACACCCTACTGCTGATTGA